One segment of Roseovarius sp. EL26 DNA contains the following:
- a CDS encoding trimethylamine methyltransferase family protein, translating to MSRRRSTRQPRNTGFTQRPFGEVRNPIAPAELISSDQVEVIHYASLKVLRDIGIKVDSSVALDLLQQIGADINRETGLVRFDPSLVEEMLVGIPSEFTIHARNPEKTVSVGGNSLTFATVCGPSFVSDLDRGRRAGTLEDMRNFVKLSASLNIFHHEGGAGCEPLELPPETRHLDMMLAQTTLCDKGWQPCWMNTADRARDCIEMAKIALQTDDDGLREKPGILGGVNTNSPLLFDDGQAEAVIEFARAGQPVHITPFTLAGAMSPITIGGSLVQQNAEALAGIVLGQAACRGAPTFYGHFTSNVDMKTGSPAFGTPEYAQSVMISGQMARRYGLPIRSSNTTASACVDAQATYESDMSINACVQGHINVMMHAGGWLEGGLTCSFEKLILDAELLQMQAAMLEPVDLSDDAIGLETITEVGPSGHFFGTAHTLARYETAFYSPILSDWRNFETWQDDGAKGATERANAVWKKLLHEYEKPPIAPEVEEELEAYVARRKVEIKHS from the coding sequence ATGTCCCGCCGCCGCTCAACCCGCCAACCTCGTAACACCGGATTCACTCAACGCCCGTTTGGCGAGGTGCGTAATCCTATCGCACCGGCTGAACTGATTTCTTCAGATCAGGTCGAAGTTATTCACTATGCAAGTCTGAAAGTATTGCGTGATATCGGCATCAAGGTTGATAGCAGCGTCGCGCTTGATTTGCTTCAGCAGATCGGAGCCGATATTAATCGAGAAACCGGGTTAGTTCGATTTGATCCGAGCCTTGTCGAAGAAATGCTTGTCGGCATTCCATCAGAGTTCACCATTCATGCTCGCAACCCTGAGAAAACCGTTTCGGTTGGCGGGAACTCTCTAACATTTGCCACAGTTTGCGGACCATCATTTGTGTCTGACCTCGATCGTGGTCGTCGGGCAGGTACGCTTGAGGATATGCGTAATTTCGTAAAGCTCTCGGCCTCATTGAACATTTTCCATCATGAGGGCGGGGCGGGATGCGAACCGCTAGAATTACCACCAGAAACGCGCCATCTGGATATGATGCTGGCTCAAACGACTCTATGTGACAAAGGTTGGCAACCCTGCTGGATGAATACAGCCGACCGTGCGCGAGATTGCATCGAAATGGCTAAGATTGCGTTGCAAACCGATGATGACGGGTTACGGGAAAAGCCGGGGATATTGGGTGGTGTTAATACAAACTCTCCGCTCCTGTTTGATGATGGACAGGCCGAAGCGGTGATTGAATTTGCCCGCGCTGGACAGCCCGTGCATATCACGCCATTTACGCTTGCTGGGGCCATGAGCCCAATAACTATCGGTGGCTCTCTCGTGCAGCAGAATGCAGAAGCATTAGCCGGGATTGTGTTGGGGCAAGCCGCATGCCGTGGTGCGCCGACCTTTTACGGGCATTTTACATCGAATGTGGACATGAAAACCGGCTCCCCTGCTTTTGGAACGCCGGAATATGCGCAATCGGTTATGATCTCTGGTCAGATGGCGCGGCGCTATGGCCTGCCCATCCGATCATCAAATACAACAGCTTCTGCTTGCGTTGATGCACAGGCAACCTATGAAAGTGACATGTCCATCAACGCCTGCGTTCAGGGCCACATCAATGTCATGATGCATGCCGGTGGTTGGCTTGAAGGCGGCTTGACCTGTTCGTTCGAGAAACTGATTCTGGATGCGGAGCTGTTGCAAATGCAGGCCGCAATGTTGGAACCGGTCGATCTAAGCGATGATGCCATCGGGCTTGAAACCATTACCGAAGTTGGCCCCTCTGGCCATTTCTTTGGGACAGCTCATACCTTGGCACGATATGAAACCGCCTTTTATAGTCCGATTTTGTCGGATTGGCGCAATTTTGAAACTTGGCAGGATGATGGTGCAAAAGGGGCGACTGAACGGGCGAATGCCGTTTGGAAAAAGTTACTTCATGAGTATGAAAAACCTCCCATCGCACCTGAAGTCGAAGAAGAACTGGAAGCGTATGTCGCGCGGAGGAAAGTGGAGATTAAGCATTCATGA
- a CDS encoding aromatic ring-hydroxylating dioxygenase subunit alpha yields the protein MFLRNAWYVAAWGDEITEELRNVALLNESICMFRDSKDKVVALENACPHRKLPLTKGRRKGDAVECGYHGLTFNGTGQCIHAPGQGGIPSNAKVHAYPTEERYGLVWIWMGNPALADTSDIFEIENFDNPDWGMNRGKALEIDCNYLYVTDNLLDPTHVAWVHQSSFGQAATEDTPLRIHKRDDGITVWRWMMDVEPAPFYKKIVEFEGNCDRLQHYEVRYPCHALIRAVFTPAGTGGIGGPLHENTFIMDSYNFMTPETEGRTRYYWFQLRNIRPDDNELSEMMSEDVKHAFEEDREVLNEVQKGMANKSTSHIDLNIDGGQLRYRRQLEVLIDQERTADAALV from the coding sequence ATGTTTTTGAGAAACGCTTGGTATGTCGCCGCTTGGGGCGACGAGATAACTGAAGAACTGAGGAACGTGGCGCTACTGAACGAAAGCATCTGTATGTTTCGTGATAGCAAGGACAAAGTCGTCGCACTTGAGAACGCCTGCCCGCACCGCAAACTCCCGCTGACCAAGGGGCGGCGCAAAGGCGATGCCGTGGAATGTGGTTATCACGGCCTGACCTTTAACGGCACTGGCCAATGTATTCATGCTCCGGGACAGGGCGGCATTCCATCAAACGCTAAAGTTCACGCTTATCCCACTGAAGAACGTTATGGCTTGGTTTGGATCTGGATGGGAAATCCGGCTTTGGCTGATACGTCAGATATCTTCGAGATCGAAAATTTCGACAACCCCGATTGGGGCATGAACCGCGGAAAAGCGCTCGAGATTGACTGCAACTATCTTTACGTGACCGACAACTTGTTGGATCCAACACATGTGGCTTGGGTCCACCAAAGTTCTTTTGGTCAGGCGGCGACAGAGGATACCCCACTGCGTATTCACAAGCGAGATGATGGCATCACGGTCTGGCGATGGATGATGGATGTAGAACCAGCCCCGTTTTACAAAAAAATCGTTGAATTTGAGGGCAATTGCGATCGGCTTCAACATTACGAGGTACGCTACCCCTGTCATGCCCTGATCCGTGCGGTGTTTACCCCTGCAGGGACGGGCGGGATTGGGGGCCCGTTGCATGAAAACACCTTCATTATGGACAGCTACAACTTCATGACCCCGGAAACCGAAGGGCGGACGCGGTACTACTGGTTCCAGCTTCGTAATATCCGCCCCGATGACAACGAGCTAAGTGAGATGATGTCAGAAGATGTCAAACACGCGTTTGAAGAAGACCGGGAAGTGCTGAATGAAGTGCAGAAGGGAATGGCGAACAAGTCCACGTCGCATATAGATTTGAATATCGATGGGGGTCAGCTCCGCTATCGGCGTCAGCTTGAAGTGTTGATTGATCAAGAACGCACCGCGGATGCCGCATTGGTCTAA
- a CDS encoding aromatic ring-hydroxylating dioxygenase subunit alpha: MLDKHVAPLSEIERLHSELADRAALADEDAWAMPAEYYTSEAFLQVEINDVLRRDWMCIGHIGELRTPGDFFTTELFGEQLLTVRDTDGVIRVLSNVCRHRGNRVAEGSGNAKKFICQYHTWTYDTAGALKVAPHMKKRRVFDQSKCGLPEFASEVWMGWLFVNLEGNAISLASRVGGLEVVIENYHQDQRHLVHMEEDVWDCNWKALFENFMEGYHLSATHLNTLHPITPTKLCQKMVSGEGWTGYHACYDPDYPPREPFHPDLTEFERNNSPMYGVYPNLMVGMGTDFTLFMIIRPDGADKVRIRWGVTGQDDTPESETTQNYVSLCRSFNIEDKEKLEILQQALQTRTYQGGPLAPDDFEGTIWDFIQYMARKMGHVQSPGKIP, translated from the coding sequence ATGCTGGACAAACATGTCGCCCCATTGTCTGAAATCGAGCGTCTCCATAGTGAGCTGGCAGATCGCGCTGCTCTGGCGGATGAAGATGCCTGGGCGATGCCAGCGGAGTATTACACCTCAGAAGCATTTCTGCAGGTAGAGATTAACGACGTGCTGCGCCGCGATTGGATGTGCATTGGACATATCGGTGAGCTGCGCACCCCCGGTGATTTTTTCACCACCGAACTATTTGGTGAACAATTGCTGACTGTCCGTGACACGGATGGCGTCATACGTGTGCTGTCGAATGTTTGTCGCCATCGCGGTAATCGGGTGGCCGAAGGGTCAGGCAACGCCAAAAAGTTCATCTGCCAGTACCACACCTGGACCTATGACACTGCTGGGGCCTTAAAGGTGGCACCTCACATGAAAAAGCGACGGGTGTTCGATCAATCCAAATGTGGGCTGCCAGAATTCGCCAGCGAAGTTTGGATGGGCTGGCTGTTTGTTAATCTGGAGGGCAACGCCATTTCATTGGCATCGCGCGTTGGCGGACTGGAAGTCGTCATCGAAAACTATCATCAAGATCAGCGGCACCTCGTGCACATGGAAGAGGATGTCTGGGATTGCAATTGGAAAGCGTTGTTTGAGAACTTCATGGAGGGGTATCACCTCAGCGCCACACATCTGAATACACTGCATCCAATCACACCCACCAAGCTGTGCCAAAAAATGGTCAGCGGCGAGGGTTGGACAGGATATCACGCCTGTTATGATCCGGACTATCCGCCGCGCGAACCTTTCCATCCTGATCTGACCGAGTTCGAGCGCAATAACTCGCCCATGTATGGGGTTTATCCCAACCTGATGGTCGGCATGGGCACGGATTTCACTCTGTTCATGATTATCCGCCCGGACGGTGCAGACAAAGTGCGCATTCGCTGGGGCGTTACAGGGCAGGACGACACGCCAGAATCGGAGACGACGCAGAACTATGTCTCACTGTGTCGGTCCTTCAATATTGAAGATAAGGAGAAGCTTGAAATCCTGCAGCAGGCACTGCAAACCCGCACCTATCAGGGTGGGCCTTTGGCGCCGGACGACTTTGAAGGCACGATTTGGGATTTCATTCAGTACATGGCCCGTAAAATGGGTCACGTCCAAAGCCCAGGTAAGATTCCATAA